The Streptosporangiales bacterium genome contains a region encoding:
- the dnaE gene encoding DNA polymerase III subunit alpha, producing the protein MPAASFPAEARRQDVRHEVPGGQVSGSAGGDSFVHLHVHTEYSMLDGAARLPDLFAEAKRMEMPALAMTDHGNVFGAYEFFHGATQAGVKPIVGIEAYVAPGSRYQKTRVRWAEGGEDDISGGGAYTHMTMLAENLDGLYNLFRLASRASLEGYYYKPRMDKELLAEYGSGIIATTGCPSSEIQTLLRQGNYEGAKRSAGEFREIFGAENFYCELMDHGLPIEQRAQKDLIRLARELDLPFVATNDLHYTHADDAKTHEALLCVQSGKTLADPTRFKFDAQDFYLKSPAEMRNLWREIPEACDNTLVIAERCGGYEPAFSHRDLMPRSPVPEGETEASWLRVQVWEGLGHRFPAGIPSTYEERAEYELGIVNQMGFPGYFLVVADLVNHAMESGIRVGPGRGSAAGAVIAWALGITDLDPIEHGLLFERFLNPERVSMPDIDLDFDERRRGDMIRYATEKYGEDRVSQIVTYGTIKAKQAVKDSSRVLGHPFSMGDRITKAMPPAVMGKDIPLSGIFDAEHPRYAEAQEFRQLYEAEAEVRSVVDTARGLEGLKRQWGVHAAGVILSSERLLDVIPIQRREQDGAIITQFDMGACESLGLLKMDFLGLRNLTVLDDCVRHISGNKDTQFSLDNVPLDDKATFELLARSDTLGVFQLDGGPMRSLLRSMRPTRFEDITAVGALYRPGPMGANAHNDYADRKNGRKPVVPLHAELEEPLAEILGETYGLIVYQEQVMAIAQKVAGYTLGKADLLRRAMGKKKKEILDKEYVGFEAGMKANGYSKDAIDTLWEILLPFAGYAFNKSHAAAYALVSYWTAYLKANYPAEYMSGLLTSVRDDKDKSAVYLHECRRMGVKVLPPDVNESEADFAPRGTDIRFGLAAIRNVGNNVVSEIIAARQSQGRFESFQDFLRKVPAQVCNKRVIESLVKAGAFDSLGHTRRGLHEVHERAVDAVIEVKRNEAIGQDSLFGGGTEDAVDFTLQLNISPEEWDKPGLLAYEREMLGLYVSDHPLFGLEHVLASVADCSMASLVDDSHANGAMVTCAGLVTGLTRRITKQGAPWAVAQLEDLEGSVEVLFFPQTYQQYGTLLAEDAVIAVKGRLDKREDAPRLRAQDVTVPDLGEPQAGPVVLTLPVARCTPPVVDRLKNVLGTHPGVTEVRLHLSGGHGEKVVRLDDRFRVTPSSALMGDLKQLLGAGAVSFG; encoded by the coding sequence ATGCCTGCCGCCTCCTTCCCCGCGGAGGCTCGCCGCCAGGATGTTCGCCACGAGGTGCCAGGAGGGCAAGTGAGCGGGTCGGCAGGTGGCGACAGCTTCGTCCATCTCCACGTGCACACCGAGTACTCGATGCTCGACGGGGCCGCGCGGCTGCCCGACCTGTTCGCCGAGGCGAAGCGCATGGAGATGCCGGCGCTCGCGATGACCGACCACGGCAACGTGTTCGGTGCCTACGAGTTCTTCCACGGCGCGACCCAGGCCGGCGTCAAACCGATCGTCGGCATCGAGGCGTACGTCGCGCCCGGCAGCAGGTACCAGAAGACCAGGGTGCGCTGGGCCGAGGGCGGCGAGGACGACATCTCCGGCGGCGGCGCGTACACCCACATGACGATGCTGGCCGAGAACCTCGACGGCCTGTACAACCTGTTCCGGCTGGCCTCGCGGGCCAGCCTGGAGGGCTACTACTACAAGCCGCGGATGGACAAGGAGCTGCTCGCCGAGTACGGCAGCGGCATCATCGCCACCACCGGGTGTCCGAGCAGCGAGATCCAGACGCTGCTGCGGCAGGGCAACTACGAGGGCGCGAAGCGGTCCGCCGGCGAGTTCAGGGAGATCTTCGGTGCGGAGAACTTCTACTGCGAGCTGATGGACCACGGGCTGCCGATCGAGCAGCGCGCGCAGAAGGACCTGATCCGGCTGGCCCGCGAGCTCGACCTGCCGTTCGTCGCGACCAACGACCTGCACTACACGCACGCCGACGACGCGAAGACGCACGAGGCGCTGTTGTGTGTCCAGTCGGGCAAGACCCTCGCCGACCCGACCAGGTTCAAGTTCGACGCGCAGGACTTCTACCTGAAGTCGCCGGCGGAGATGCGCAACCTGTGGCGGGAGATCCCCGAGGCGTGCGACAACACGCTGGTCATCGCCGAGCGCTGCGGCGGCTACGAGCCGGCGTTCTCGCACCGCGACCTGATGCCGCGCTCGCCGGTGCCCGAGGGGGAGACCGAGGCGTCCTGGCTGCGGGTCCAGGTCTGGGAGGGGCTGGGCCACCGGTTCCCCGCCGGCATCCCGAGCACGTACGAGGAGCGGGCCGAGTACGAGCTCGGCATCGTGAACCAGATGGGCTTCCCCGGCTACTTCCTCGTGGTGGCCGACCTGGTCAACCACGCGATGGAGAGCGGCATCAGGGTCGGGCCCGGCCGGGGGTCAGCGGCCGGCGCGGTGATCGCCTGGGCACTCGGCATCACCGACCTCGACCCGATCGAGCACGGGCTGCTGTTCGAGCGCTTCCTGAACCCGGAGCGGGTGTCCATGCCGGACATCGACCTGGACTTCGACGAGCGCAGGCGCGGCGACATGATCCGCTACGCCACGGAGAAGTACGGCGAAGACCGGGTCTCGCAGATCGTCACCTACGGCACCATCAAGGCCAAGCAGGCCGTGAAGGACTCGTCCAGGGTGCTCGGCCACCCGTTCTCCATGGGCGACCGCATCACCAAGGCGATGCCGCCCGCGGTGATGGGCAAGGACATCCCGCTGTCCGGCATCTTCGACGCGGAGCACCCGCGGTACGCGGAGGCCCAGGAGTTCCGGCAGCTGTACGAGGCCGAGGCCGAGGTGCGCAGCGTCGTCGACACCGCGCGCGGGCTCGAGGGCCTGAAGCGGCAGTGGGGCGTGCACGCGGCCGGCGTGATCCTGTCCAGCGAGCGGCTGCTCGACGTCATCCCCATCCAGCGCCGCGAGCAGGACGGCGCCATCATCACCCAGTTCGACATGGGCGCCTGCGAGTCGCTCGGCCTGTTGAAGATGGACTTCCTCGGGCTGCGCAACCTCACCGTCCTCGACGACTGCGTCCGGCACATCTCGGGGAACAAGGACACCCAGTTCAGCCTGGACAACGTGCCGCTCGACGACAAGGCGACGTTCGAGCTGCTCGCCAGGAGCGACACGCTCGGTGTGTTCCAGCTGGACGGCGGGCCGATGCGGTCGCTGCTGCGGTCGATGCGGCCGACCAGGTTCGAGGACATCACCGCGGTCGGCGCGCTGTACCGGCCGGGCCCGATGGGCGCCAACGCGCACAACGACTACGCGGACAGGAAGAACGGGCGCAAGCCCGTCGTGCCGCTGCACGCGGAGCTCGAGGAACCGCTCGCCGAGATCCTCGGCGAGACGTACGGCCTGATCGTCTACCAAGAGCAGGTCATGGCCATCGCGCAGAAGGTCGCTGGCTACACGCTGGGCAAAGCGGATCTGCTCCGGCGGGCGATGGGCAAGAAGAAGAAGGAGATCCTCGACAAGGAGTACGTCGGCTTCGAGGCCGGCATGAAGGCCAACGGCTACTCCAAGGACGCCATCGACACGCTCTGGGAGATCCTGCTCCCGTTCGCCGGCTACGCGTTCAACAAGTCGCACGCGGCCGCGTACGCGCTGGTGTCGTACTGGACCGCGTACCTGAAGGCGAACTACCCCGCGGAGTACATGTCCGGGCTGCTCACCAGCGTCCGCGACGACAAGGACAAGTCCGCGGTCTACCTGCACGAGTGCCGCCGGATGGGGGTGAAGGTACTCCCGCCGGACGTGAACGAGTCCGAGGCCGACTTCGCCCCCCGCGGCACGGACATCAGGTTCGGGCTCGCTGCGATCCGCAACGTCGGCAACAACGTGGTGAGCGAGATCATCGCTGCGCGCCAGTCGCAGGGCAGGTTCGAGAGCTTCCAGGACTTCCTCCGCAAGGTGCCGGCCCAGGTCTGCAACAAGCGGGTCATCGAGTCGCTGGTCAAGGCCGGGGCGTTCGACTCGCTCGGGCACACCAGGCGTGGCCTGCACGAGGTGCACGAGCGCGCGGTCGACGCGGTCATCGAGGTCAAGCGCAACGAGGCCATCGGCCAGGACTCGCTGTTCGGCGGCGGCACCGAGGACGCCGTCGACTTCACCCTGCAGCTGAACATCTCGCCGGAGGAGTGGGACAAGCCCGGGCTGCTCGCGTACGAGCGGGAGATGCTCGGCCTGTACGTCTCCGACCACCCGCTGTTCGGGCTGGAGCACGTCCTCGCGTCGGTCGCGGACTGCTCGATGGCCTCGCTCGTCGACGACAGCCACGCCAACGGCGCGATGGTGACTTGCGCCGGCCTGGTGACCGGGCTGACCAGACGGATCACCAAGCAGGGCGCGCCGTGGGCGGTCGCGCAGCTGGAGGACCTGGAAGGCTCCGTCGAGGTGCTGTTCTTCCCGCAGACCTACCAGCAGTACGGCACGCTGCTGGCCGAGGACGCGGTGATCGCGGTCAAGGGGCGGCTGGACAAGCGCGAGGACGCCCCGCGGCTGCGCGCGCAGGACGTGACCGTCCCCGACCTGGGTGAGCCGCAGGCCGGTCCGGTCGTGCTCACCCTGCCGGTCGCGCGCTGCACCCCGCCGGTGGTGGACCGGTTGAAGAACGTGCTCGGCACCCACCCGGGCGTCACCGAGGTGCGGCTGCACCTCTCCGGCGGCCACGGGGAGAAGGTCGTCCGGCTGGACGACAGGTTCCGGGTCACCCCGTCGTCGGCGCTGATGGGCGACCTGAAGCAGCTGCTCGGCGCCGGCGCCGTCAGCTTCGGCTAG
- a CDS encoding amidohydrolase family protein, whose translation MTSAEPSASVQTRTRGYVLRGRLWPGGDEPAVDDAVVVVDVDGVVAAYGPAHLVDLPEGAPVVEGGWVGPGVVDAHVHLAFGSVEGMVRGGVVGMRDLGAPLEDATSWRVGGAVGGVAVAGPILTAPGGYPSRSWGARGFARFLGSPAEARRAVESLAAAGVDVVKVALEPADGLPVPPLDVVSAVVAAAHDEGLGVVCHALTAELVARALDAGVDELAHMPVERLPTHLVAQLALAGTPVVGTLHTLTAAGGDQELGVLANARALVGAGVPVLYGTDLGNEATSTGVDPVELTLLAEAGLGAEGALRAAVEGAATVHGLRGRYPTTIRVGQPAQAVVLGADPLAQPQAWASPVAWVVGTEVARP comes from the coding sequence ATGACGTCCGCCGAGCCCTCCGCCAGCGTGCAGACCCGCACCCGTGGTTACGTGCTGCGCGGCCGCCTGTGGCCGGGCGGTGACGAGCCCGCGGTCGACGACGCGGTGGTGGTCGTCGACGTCGACGGGGTGGTGGCGGCGTACGGCCCGGCACACCTGGTGGACCTCCCCGAGGGCGCGCCGGTGGTCGAGGGCGGCTGGGTCGGTCCCGGCGTCGTCGACGCGCACGTGCACCTGGCGTTCGGCTCGGTCGAGGGGATGGTCCGCGGCGGGGTCGTCGGGATGCGCGACCTGGGCGCACCGCTGGAGGACGCCACGAGCTGGCGGGTCGGCGGGGCCGTCGGTGGGGTAGCGGTGGCCGGTCCGATCCTGACCGCGCCCGGCGGGTACCCGTCGCGGTCGTGGGGCGCCCGCGGGTTCGCGCGGTTCCTCGGCTCGCCGGCCGAGGCGCGCCGCGCCGTAGAGTCGCTCGCTGCCGCCGGCGTGGACGTGGTGAAGGTCGCGCTCGAACCGGCGGACGGCCTGCCGGTGCCACCGCTCGACGTGGTCAGCGCCGTGGTTGCGGCGGCCCACGACGAGGGTCTGGGCGTCGTCTGCCACGCGCTCACCGCGGAGCTCGTCGCGCGGGCGCTCGACGCGGGGGTGGACGAGCTCGCGCACATGCCGGTGGAGCGGTTGCCCACCCACCTGGTGGCGCAGCTGGCGCTGGCCGGCACACCGGTCGTCGGCACGCTCCACACGCTCACCGCCGCAGGCGGCGACCAGGAGCTCGGCGTGCTCGCGAACGCGCGCGCACTGGTCGGCGCGGGCGTGCCCGTGCTGTACGGCACGGATCTAGGCAACGAGGCCACGAGCACTGGGGTGGACCCGGTCGAGCTGACCCTGCTCGCGGAGGCGGGCCTGGGCGCCGAAGGCGCGCTGCGCGCCGCGGTGGAGGGCGCGGCCACCGTACACGGCCTCCGCGGCCGCTACCCGACGACGATCCGAGTAGGTCAGCCGGCCCAGGCCGTCGTGCTGGGCGCCGACCCGTTGGCACAACCCCAGGCGTGGGCGTCCCCGGTGGCCTGGGTGGTGGGCACCGAGGTGGCGCGCCCGTGA
- a CDS encoding inositol monophosphatase family protein, which translates to MNNDAYLADLALVSAQLGADAIRSALRNGDMDVSTKSNPSDFVTTADHAADAAIVGALAAARPDDAVLSEESGGRAGTSGVTWVIDPLDGTLNFVHRREDYAVSVGAKRGDDYVAGALVRPTSGAWIAAGGGEVRARDGKPAVTGTTELSSVMFSVGLFGDDELRVRMLDVIADLLPHVRDFRRSGSSACDLMAVALGQLDVYVGFGVNDWDVAAGIAVVQAAGGVAEWFETASGLPLIAAGSPAVLDPIAERAAKV; encoded by the coding sequence ATGAACAACGACGCTTACCTCGCTGACCTTGCCCTCGTCTCGGCCCAGCTCGGTGCGGACGCGATCCGCTCGGCGCTGCGCAACGGTGACATGGACGTCAGCACGAAGAGCAATCCCAGCGACTTCGTCACGACGGCCGACCACGCCGCCGACGCGGCCATCGTCGGCGCGCTCGCGGCCGCCCGTCCCGACGACGCCGTGCTCTCCGAGGAGTCCGGCGGCCGCGCCGGCACGTCCGGAGTGACCTGGGTGATCGACCCACTCGACGGCACGCTGAACTTCGTGCACCGCAGGGAGGACTACGCGGTGTCGGTCGGCGCGAAGCGCGGCGACGACTACGTCGCAGGCGCGCTGGTACGGCCGACGTCCGGTGCCTGGATCGCTGCCGGCGGCGGGGAGGTCCGCGCACGCGACGGCAAGCCGGCGGTGACCGGCACCACCGAGCTGAGCTCCGTGATGTTCTCGGTCGGCCTGTTCGGCGACGACGAGCTACGGGTACGGATGCTGGACGTGATCGCCGACCTGCTGCCGCACGTGCGGGACTTCCGGCGGTCCGGCTCGTCGGCGTGCGACCTGATGGCCGTCGCCCTCGGCCAGCTCGACGTCTACGTCGGGTTCGGCGTGAACGACTGGGACGTCGCCGCGGGCATCGCCGTCGTGCAGGCGGCCGGTGGGGTCGCGGAGTGGTTCGAGACGGCCAGCGGACTGCCGCTGATCGCCGCCGGCAGCCCCGCCGTGCTCGACCCGATCGCGGAGCGCGCAGCGAAGGTCTGA
- a CDS encoding amino acid permease, translating to MSQDNSGLTRVLGRWDVVVVAFGAMIGFGWVVRTGEFLEGAGTLGAVLAFVIGGVIIALVGLTYAELVAAMPKVGGEHNYSLRAMGSRPAFVTSWALVLGYVTVCSFEAVALPQTLLYLFPDMLAGRMWSVAEFDVYGTWVVVGVAGAIVMTVLNYVGVRPAATFQAIAVVILAIVGLGLVTGSFVGGEAGHMEPWFTGGAAGVIGVLVATPFFFVGFDVIPQSAEEINVPPKKIGQLLIVSVLLAVAWYAMIWLTVSSSMSAGDLASADLASADGMAALWDSQLMGHVLVIGGIAGILTSWNGFLIGASRLVFAMANSGMLPRWFARVHPRFRTPSNAILFIGGLSMISPLFGEATLGWLINAGGLNIVVAFFMVAVSFVVLRVREPEMPRPFRLRGGKPVGVVAALLAVGLGVLYMPGMPAALVWPYEWIIVGVWWVLGIVFVLRVPSVRGGPDAEERLLASRS from the coding sequence ATGAGTCAGGACAACTCGGGGCTGACCCGGGTACTTGGACGCTGGGACGTGGTCGTGGTCGCCTTCGGCGCCATGATCGGTTTCGGCTGGGTCGTTCGTACGGGCGAGTTCTTGGAGGGCGCGGGCACGCTCGGTGCGGTGCTGGCGTTCGTCATCGGCGGTGTGATCATCGCCCTTGTCGGTCTGACGTACGCCGAGCTGGTGGCCGCGATGCCGAAGGTGGGCGGCGAACACAACTACTCGTTACGCGCGATGGGCTCGCGGCCCGCGTTCGTCACGTCGTGGGCGCTGGTGCTCGGCTACGTCACGGTGTGCTCGTTCGAGGCGGTGGCGCTCCCGCAGACGCTGCTCTACCTGTTCCCCGACATGCTTGCCGGCCGGATGTGGAGCGTCGCGGAGTTCGACGTCTACGGCACCTGGGTCGTGGTCGGTGTGGCCGGTGCGATCGTGATGACCGTGCTGAACTACGTCGGGGTGCGCCCGGCCGCCACCTTCCAGGCCATCGCGGTGGTGATCCTCGCGATCGTCGGCCTCGGCCTGGTGACCGGATCGTTCGTCGGTGGCGAGGCCGGGCACATGGAGCCGTGGTTCACCGGGGGAGCGGCGGGTGTGATCGGAGTGCTCGTCGCCACCCCGTTCTTCTTCGTCGGGTTCGACGTGATCCCGCAGTCCGCCGAGGAGATCAACGTGCCGCCGAAGAAGATCGGGCAGCTGTTGATCGTGTCGGTCCTGCTGGCCGTCGCGTGGTACGCGATGATCTGGCTGACGGTGAGCTCGTCGATGTCCGCTGGCGACCTCGCGTCCGCGGACCTGGCGTCCGCGGACGGCATGGCGGCCCTGTGGGACAGCCAGCTGATGGGGCACGTCCTGGTGATCGGCGGCATCGCCGGCATCCTGACGAGCTGGAACGGGTTCCTCATCGGCGCGAGCCGGTTGGTGTTCGCGATGGCGAACTCGGGCATGCTGCCGCGCTGGTTCGCCCGGGTACACCCGAGGTTCCGCACACCGAGCAACGCGATCCTGTTCATCGGTGGCCTGTCGATGATCTCGCCGCTCTTCGGCGAGGCGACGCTTGGCTGGCTGATCAACGCCGGCGGCCTGAACATCGTGGTGGCGTTCTTCATGGTGGCGGTGTCGTTCGTCGTACTGCGGGTGCGCGAACCCGAGATGCCGCGGCCGTTCCGGCTGCGCGGTGGCAAGCCGGTGGGCGTCGTCGCCGCGTTGCTCGCGGTCGGCCTCGGCGTGCTGTACATGCCGGGCATGCCGGCAGCGCTGGTCTGGCCGTACGAGTGGATCATCGTCGGCGTGTGGTGGGTGCTCGGCATCGTGTTCGTGCTCCGCGTGCCGTCCGTGCGCGGTGGTCCGGACGCCGAGGAACGCCTGCTCGCCAGCCGCAGCTGA
- a CDS encoding PQQ-binding-like beta-propeller repeat protein: protein MRIAAIAAATGLTLALGAPASAATAAGDWTSDGGSQSNRYWNEHETAITADTVADLKEQFRVTTGTTALGDPLVVDGTIYLPHDDGVTAYSADGGRKLWTHHVDSVPELAWQDGALYVASGSLQTPSRLTALTSDGRARWTHTVDDIQLDTLAVGDGRVAVSGTNRDYTAKRTLAFRGNGSVAWTKEGHTLTERSTLVDGHGQVFLQPWDETSPADATLAVALDSGEVRWRADKALQPRAAVDGSVVAMEDKGVVTHRLHSLSSTDGATEWDVATSHYATARAMAADDSHAYLAERHADALTARDLSTGEVSWRAPVPEDADLTDPVVAGGLVYLTASSGSDRQLSAYRAESGEKVWTYRIDRSGFGQHPVVADGWLYLVAGDQLRAFRPT, encoded by the coding sequence ATGCGTATCGCAGCCATCGCCGCGGCGACCGGCCTGACACTCGCGCTCGGCGCGCCGGCGTCCGCCGCCACCGCTGCCGGCGACTGGACGTCCGACGGCGGCAGCCAGAGCAACCGGTACTGGAACGAGCACGAGACGGCGATCACCGCGGACACCGTCGCAGACCTGAAGGAACAGTTCCGGGTCACCACCGGCACCACTGCCCTGGGCGACCCACTCGTCGTGGACGGCACGATCTACCTGCCGCACGACGACGGCGTCACCGCGTACTCCGCCGACGGCGGCAGGAAGCTCTGGACGCACCACGTCGACTCCGTGCCCGAGCTGGCGTGGCAGGACGGCGCGCTCTACGTGGCGTCCGGCAGCCTGCAGACGCCGAGCAGGCTCACCGCGCTGACCAGTGACGGGCGCGCGCGCTGGACGCACACGGTCGACGACATCCAGCTCGACACCCTCGCGGTCGGCGACGGCCGGGTGGCGGTCTCCGGGACCAACAGGGACTACACGGCGAAGCGCACGCTCGCCTTCCGCGGCAACGGCAGCGTCGCCTGGACGAAGGAGGGCCACACGCTCACCGAGCGGTCCACGCTCGTCGACGGGCACGGCCAGGTCTTCCTGCAGCCGTGGGACGAGACCAGCCCCGCCGACGCGACGCTCGCCGTCGCGCTCGACAGCGGCGAGGTGCGCTGGCGCGCCGACAAGGCGCTGCAGCCACGTGCCGCGGTGGACGGCTCCGTGGTGGCGATGGAGGACAAGGGCGTCGTCACGCATCGCCTGCACTCGCTGTCCAGCACCGACGGCGCCACCGAGTGGGACGTCGCCACGTCGCACTACGCCACCGCACGGGCCATGGCCGCCGACGACAGCCACGCGTACCTGGCCGAGCGGCACGCCGACGCGCTGACCGCACGCGACCTGTCCACCGGCGAGGTGAGCTGGCGCGCACCGGTGCCAGAGGACGCCGACCTGACCGACCCGGTCGTGGCCGGCGGGCTGGTGTACCTGACCGCGTCGTCCGGCTCCGACCGGCAGCTGTCGGCGTACCGTGCCGAAAGCGGCGAGAAGGTGTGGACGTACCGGATCGACCGGTCCGGTTTCGGCCAGCATCCGGTGGTTGCGGACGGCTGGCTCTACCTCGTGGCCGGCGACCAGCTCCGCGCGTTCCGTCCCACGTGA
- the ybaK gene encoding Cys-tRNA(Pro) deacylase: MSGTGTPATVAAKRAKVAYTLHTYDHDPRSGVSYGEEAAAALGVPADQVFKTLLATVDGTLSVAVVPVSTALDLKALAAAAGGKKATLADSKDAERATGYVVGGISPLGQKRRLPTYVDESAAEFATVYVSAGRRGLDIELAPADLLHLTAGTYAPVAARREHGAR; this comes from the coding sequence ATGAGTGGCACAGGTACGCCGGCCACGGTCGCGGCGAAGCGCGCGAAGGTGGCCTACACACTGCACACGTACGACCACGACCCACGCAGCGGCGTCTCGTACGGGGAGGAGGCGGCCGCTGCGCTCGGCGTGCCCGCCGACCAGGTGTTCAAGACCCTCCTCGCGACCGTCGACGGCACCCTGTCGGTCGCCGTGGTGCCGGTGTCCACGGCGCTCGACCTGAAGGCGCTCGCCGCCGCCGCGGGCGGGAAGAAGGCCACGCTCGCCGACAGCAAGGACGCCGAGCGCGCCACCGGCTACGTGGTCGGCGGCATCAGCCCGCTCGGGCAGAAGCGCCGGCTGCCGACCTACGTGGACGAGTCCGCCGCGGAGTTCGCCACCGTGTACGTCTCGGCGGGCCGTCGCGGGCTGGACATCGAGCTCGCCCCCGCCGACCTGCTCCACCTCACCGCAGGGACGTACGCACCGGTCGCCGCCCGACGCGAACACGGCGCGCGGTAG
- the hisD gene encoding histidinol dehydrogenase, whose product MIRQLDLRTRPARDVRTEVPRAELDVDAALDAVRPVCADVRQRGRAGVLDATERFDGVRLAAARVPAEALEKALVDLDGEVRAALEEAIRRSRIVHRAQLPSDVTTEVAPGGTVTERWVPVGRVGLYAPAGLAPLPSSVLMNAVPAQVAGVESIAVASPPQRDTGLPDPTVLATCALLGITEFYAVGGAQAIAMFGYGTDECEPVDFVAGPGNPYVTAAKRHLKGVIGTDAEAGPSEVLVLADDSADPRYVAVDLMAQAEHAETSAVVLVTDSAQLCDAVRAELAERVPATPKRAVVERSLADQSALVLVRDLEQGLAVTDAWAAEHVEVLTRDARAVAARISNAGAIFVGAYSPVPLGDYLAGSNHVLPTGGTARHTAGLSVQSFLRGIHVVEYSEHALAEVADHIDALGTAETLHAHVAAVRERSAR is encoded by the coding sequence GTGATCCGACAGCTGGACCTGCGCACCAGGCCGGCCCGCGACGTACGCACCGAGGTGCCGCGGGCCGAGCTGGACGTCGACGCGGCGCTCGACGCCGTGCGGCCGGTGTGCGCCGACGTCCGGCAGCGCGGCCGCGCGGGCGTGCTCGACGCCACCGAGCGGTTCGACGGCGTGCGGCTGGCCGCCGCCCGGGTGCCGGCCGAGGCGCTGGAGAAGGCGCTCGTCGACCTCGACGGCGAGGTGCGCGCGGCGCTCGAGGAGGCGATCCGCCGCTCGCGGATCGTGCACCGGGCCCAGCTGCCGTCCGATGTCACCACCGAGGTGGCGCCAGGCGGCACCGTCACCGAGCGCTGGGTGCCGGTCGGCCGGGTCGGGCTGTACGCGCCTGCCGGGCTCGCCCCACTGCCGTCGAGCGTCCTGATGAACGCGGTGCCGGCCCAGGTCGCCGGCGTCGAGTCGATCGCCGTCGCGTCGCCGCCGCAGCGCGACACCGGGCTGCCCGACCCCACCGTCCTCGCCACCTGCGCACTGCTCGGGATCACGGAGTTCTACGCCGTAGGCGGCGCCCAGGCGATCGCCATGTTCGGCTACGGCACGGACGAGTGCGAACCGGTCGACTTCGTCGCCGGGCCGGGCAACCCCTACGTCACGGCGGCCAAGCGGCACCTGAAGGGCGTGATCGGCACCGACGCCGAGGCCGGCCCGAGCGAGGTGCTGGTACTCGCCGACGACAGCGCCGACCCGCGCTACGTGGCGGTCGACCTGATGGCCCAGGCCGAGCACGCGGAGACGTCCGCGGTCGTGCTCGTCACCGACTCCGCGCAGCTGTGCGACGCGGTACGCGCGGAGCTGGCCGAGCGGGTGCCTGCGACGCCGAAACGCGCGGTGGTGGAGCGCTCGCTCGCCGACCAGTCCGCGTTGGTGCTCGTGCGCGACCTGGAGCAGGGCCTCGCCGTCACCGACGCGTGGGCGGCGGAGCACGTCGAGGTGCTCACCCGCGACGCACGTGCGGTCGCGGCGCGGATCAGCAACGCCGGAGCGATCTTCGTCGGTGCGTACTCACCGGTGCCGCTCGGCGACTACCTGGCCGGCTCGAACCACGTGCTGCCGACCGGCGGCACGGCGAGGCACACCGCCGGGCTGTCCGTGCAGTCGTTCCTGCGCGGCATCCACGTCGTGGAGTACAGCGAGCATGCCCTCGCCGAGGTCGCGGACCATATCGACGCGCTCGGCACCGCGGAGACACTGCATGCTCACGTGGCCGCCGTGCGCGAACGCTCAGCCCGGTGA